In Nematostella vectensis chromosome 11, jaNemVect1.1, whole genome shotgun sequence, a genomic segment contains:
- the LOC116611609 gene encoding AP-5 complex subunit sigma-1, translating into MVYAFIVHTLNPGPCRVLFSTSFIQDLDVDDTEDPRTTRKENLQLVAQRMQSEYAFTQVASGVILREDLSGMSTTEEILAQLESGIFRLQAGNPFSTDKVVVWKGTGNCGFCLVCEPTENRIIAENVLILLIRFIQEYCRVIPQTAEAILKADKLAAVTHQFLPNGQLLFMNHRFVRQMEKELEQVMAMK; encoded by the exons ATGGTTTACGCATTTATCGTTCACACTTTGAATCCTGGACCATGCAGGGTTTTGTTTTCGACGAGTTTTATACAAGATTTG GACGTCGATGACACTGAAGATCCACGAAcaacaagaaaagaaaacctGCAGCTAGTTGCCCAGCGCATGCAGTCCGAGTATGCCTTCACTCAAGTGGCCTCTGGAGTAATCCTCCGGGAGGACTTGTCTGGAATGAGTACAACGGAAGA AATTTTGGCCCAGTTGGAGTCAGGCATTTTCAG ACTTCAGGCTGGAAACCCATTTAGTACAGATAAAGTGGTCGTATGGAAAGGAACTGGAAA CTGTGGTTTCTGTCTGGTGTGTGAACCCACAGAGAATCGTATCATTGCTGAGAATGTCCTTATTCTCCTGATCAGGTTTATTCAGGAGTACTGCCGAGTAATCCCACAAACAGCAGAG GCCATCTTGAAGGCTGACAAACTAGCGGCTGTCACTCACCAATTTCTGCCAAATGGACAG cTTCTGTTCATGAACCACAGATTTGTTagacaaatggaaaaagaGCTTGAGCAAGTAATGGCAATGAAGTGA
- the LOC5503762 gene encoding deleted in malignant brain tumors 1 protein isoform X2, translated as MASRFLRYAIFGVLLLLLSIFHVQATVTNVRLTVGYNSSSTHYGTVEVLHNGSWGGICDDSWDINDAHVICRQLGYLWALSAPCCSIFGLGPNPIVLDDVNCHGNENDISECDHRPWGQHDCNMWQFAGVICRPENYTTAFQKVRLTGGAVPQAGRVEIYNAGIWGDINQFGWDMIDGHVLCKGLGYPGVLAVTYRSKHLFHVHLMFTWAKTVNCHGNETSLLECDIAIETRRVSYGYDAGVVCKTENDTALQFRLRNSTVMHAGRVEVLIAGIWGGVSFQHWTINSAHVFCRHVGYTGADMVVSGASILFKLSHTIKWAHEIRCHGNELSLNQCNITVLSNPNIENDAGVICATNASDTRVRLTGSSYPFAGLVSVKLAGVWGTVDNRDWSQTDADVLCRSLGYPGVLYPILFATKVFGHGSGPVWITDLRCQGNETGMLSCQRSMSFSGVWSHDQDAGVVCRENGTQLSQVQVRLEGASVSYAGRVGVSLMGDWGTISAVNFTKPAADVICRQLGFPGSLEALGYGAFGPGLGPTWLEGVGCYGNERNLSQCTLGVLSPVYPTHMNDAGVICDKGEKFEKDFQVRIVGGSHVGRVEVCLKGVWGSVVHVLKTSLVQFGHVVCRQLGYPGVVRPIRNAATKYGRGSGPVWMTHVSCYGNESWVGDCAYDRSFHARYPEVGVECNQTGMTGTTTISPTNSTVRNVTTTPYITILSTASAKSSTSPQGKSPLTEFIVIGLPVMGGVLMCLVALFCIVRYCRGERQAYDTNSELMRMNNVSGRPGDSPTDHSFAFTNTALENGNVLSFKSLSDEKDWCEIPRRKVSLGNKLTSGTIRMSFSGRLMTDGGPVDCLVKMLRDSSNKDDEADLTNELKTMCCLGSHPNILCLLGACSLKGPLYLVMEFPEHGSLLKYLQEHQLSYDIHDNDSDSATCSLPRAEKLRIARDVACGMAYLAEKKCVHRDLAARNIFLGNSGTAKISNIGISQDIYERQFYEKVSKGKLSARWMSPESLESMIFTTMSDVWSYGILLWEIETGVPTSFPNATVTTQTRGPRSRTSAFGLKN; from the exons ATGGCCTCACGCTTCCTTCGCTATGCTATATTTGGTGTGTTGCTTCTGTTGCTCTCGATTTTTCACGTTCAAG CTACCGTTACAAACGTAAGACTCACAGTAGGATACAACTCCTCCTCTACCCACTATGGAACCGTAGAAGTCTTGCACAATGGGTCCTGGGGAGGAATTTGCGACGATTCTTGGGACATCAACGATGCACACGTCATCTGCCGCCagttgggatacctgtgggcGCTATCGGCGCCATGCTGTTCTATATTTGGGCTTGGTCCCAATCCCATTGTTCTCGACGACGTTAATTGTCATGGCAACGAAAATGATATCAGCGAGTGCGATCATAGACCCTGGGGACAACACGATTGCAACATGTGGCAGTTTGCTGGCGTTATCTGCCGACCCGAGAACTATACGACAg cgTTTCAAAAAGTTCGCCTTACAGGAGGAGCTGTTCCTCAGGCTGGCCGCGTAGAGATCTATAACGCAGGGATCTGGGGCGACATCAATCAGTTTGGTTGGGATATGATAGATGGTCACGTGCTTTGTAAGGGGCTTGGTTACCCAGGAGTTTTGGCTGTAACCTACAGATCTAAGCACTTGTTTCATGTGCACTTAATGTTCACTTGGGCCAAAACTGTCAATTGCCATGGTAATGAGACGTCATTGCTGGAATGTGACATTGCCATAGAAACCAGGCGTGTGTCTTATGGGTATGACGCAGGAGTTGTTTGTAAAACAGAAAACGACACCG CCCTCCAATTTAGACTGAGAAACTCGACCGTGATGCATGCTGGTCGTGTGGAAGTGCTCATCGCGGGGATCTGGGGCGGAGTAAGCTTCCAGCATTGGACGATCAATAGTGCGCATGTCTTTTGTCGTCATGTTGGCTACACAG GGGCAGATATGGTGGTCAGCGGTGCTTCAATTTTATTCAAACTCAGCCACACCATTAAGTGGGCTCACGAGATCCGTTGCCATGGTAACGAACTGTCACTCAACCAGTGTAACATTACTGTGCTGTCCAACCCCAACATCGAAAATGACGCTGGTGTCATCTGTGCGACAAATGCTTCAG ACACCAGAGTGAGGCTCACCGGAAGTTCCTACCCCTTTGCTGGCCTCGTCAGCGTAAAGCTTGCCGGGGTATGGGGCACCGTGGACAACAGGGACTGGAGCCAAACAGATGCCGACGTCCTTTGTCGTAGCCTCGGATACCCGGGAGTCCTTTATCCTATCCTTTTCGCGACTAAAGTGTTTGGGCATGGTTCCGGTCCAGTCTGGATTACGGACTTGCGTTGCCAAGGAAACGAGACTGGTATGTTGTCATGCCAACGATCTATGTCGTTTAGCGGCGTGTGGTCACATGACCAAGATGCAGGCGTCGTATGTCGTGAGAATGGGACCCAGTTAT CTCAAGTTCAAGTCCGTTTAGAAGGGGCCTCGGTTTCTTATGCTGGCCGAGTCGGGGTCTCTTTGATGGGAGACTGGGGAACAATAAGTGCTGTCAATTTCACCAAGCCTGCCGCGGACGTCATATGTCGACAGCTAGGATTCCCAGGATCCCTTGAGGCCCTTGGGTATGGTGCGTTTGGTCCTGGCTTGGGTCCAACGTGGTTAGAGGGAGTCGGTTGCTACGGCAACGAGAGGAATCTGAGCCAATGTACTTTGGGTGTTTTGAGTCCTGTGTATCCTACGCATATGAATGACGCCGGAGTGATTTGCGACAAAGGAGAAAAGTTTGAGAAAG ATTTCCAAGTTCGCATCGTCGGAGGTAGCCATGTTGGCCGTGTCGAGGTGTGCTTGAAAGGGGTCTGGGGAAGCGTAGTCCACGTGCTGAAAACGTCCCTAGTCCAGTTTGGTCACGTGGTTTGTAGACAGCTTGGCTATCCAGGCGTCGTGAGGCCAATCAGGAACGCCGCTACCAAATATGGTCGTGGGAGTGGCCCGGTGTGGATGACGCACGTTAGTTGCTATGGTAACGAAAGCTGGGTCGGTGATTGTGCGTATGACCGGAGCTTTCATGCGCGGTACCCTGAAGTAGGCGTCGAGTGCAATCAAACCGGTATGACAG GCACAACAACAATATCTCCAACAAACTCCACAGTGAGAAATGTCACAACGACTCCGTATATAACGATTCTTAGCACAGCGTCTGCAAAATCCAGCACATCACCACAAG GAAAGTCGCCGCTGACCGAGTTCATTGTGATCGGGTTACCGGTCATGGGTGGAGTACTCATGTGCCTCGTCGCGCTCTTTTGCATCGTTCGATACTGTCGGGGGGAGAGACAGGCATACGACACGAACAGTGAGCTGATGCGGATGAATAATGTCAGTGGG AGACCTGGCGACAGTCCGACAGATCACTCCTTCGCGTTTACTAACACCGCCCTGGAGAACGGCAACGTGCTCAGCTTCAAGTCCTTGAGCGACGAAAAAGACTGGTGCGAGATTCCGCGGCGCAAGGTGTCTCTGGGTAATAAACTCACATCCGGGACAATACGGATGTCGTTCTCCGGTCGCCTGATGACTGACGGGGGTCCTGTGGACTGTCTGGTTAAGATGTTAAGAG ATTCAAGTAATAAGGACGATGAAGCAGATCTCACCAATGAACTGAAGACTATGTGCTGTCTTGGCTCACACCCTAACATACTTTGTCTACTTGGGGCATGCTCGCTCAAAG GTCCGCTTTACCTCGTGATGGAATTCCCGGAGCACGGATCGTTACTGAAGTACCTCCAAGAGCACCAGCTGTCGTACGATATCCATGACAACGACTCCGATAGTGCAACATGCTCGTTACCACGTGCAGAGAAACTCAGGATAGCACGTGACGTGGCGTGCGGAATGGCATATCTAGCGGAGAAAAAG TGTGTTCACCGAGATTTGGCAGCAAGAAACATCTTCCTTGGCAATAGCGGCACCGCCAAAATATCCAATATCGGTATATCGCAGGATATCTATGAGAGGCAATTCTACGAGAAAGTATCAAAG GGAAAGCTGTCAGCTCGCTGGATGTCTCCAGAGTCTCTAGAATCCATGATCTTTACCACAATGAGTGATGT CTGGTCTTATGGAATTTTGCTATGGGAAATTGAAA
- the LOC5503762 gene encoding deleted in malignant brain tumors 1 protein isoform X1: MASRFLRYAIFGVLLLLLSIFHVQATVTNVRLTVGYNSSSTHYGTVEVLHNGSWGGICDDSWDINDAHVICRQLGYLWALSAPCCSIFGLGPNPIVLDDVNCHGNENDISECDHRPWGQHDCNMWQFAGVICRPENYTTAFQKVRLTGGAVPQAGRVEIYNAGIWGDINQFGWDMIDGHVLCKGLGYPGVLAVTYRSKHLFHVHLMFTWAKTVNCHGNETSLLECDIAIETRRVSYGYDAGVVCKTENDTALQFRLRNSTVMHAGRVEVLIAGIWGGVSFQHWTINSAHVFCRHVGYTGADMVVSGASILFKLSHTIKWAHEIRCHGNELSLNQCNITVLSNPNIENDAGVICATNASDTRVRLTGSSYPFAGLVSVKLAGVWGTVDNRDWSQTDADVLCRSLGYPGVLYPILFATKVFGHGSGPVWITDLRCQGNETGMLSCQRSMSFSGVWSHDQDAGVVCRENGTQLSQVQVRLEGASVSYAGRVGVSLMGDWGTISAVNFTKPAADVICRQLGFPGSLEALGYGAFGPGLGPTWLEGVGCYGNERNLSQCTLGVLSPVYPTHMNDAGVICDKGEKFEKDFQVRIVGGSHVGRVEVCLKGVWGSVVHVLKTSLVQFGHVVCRQLGYPGVVRPIRNAATKYGRGSGPVWMTHVSCYGNESWVGDCAYDRSFHARYPEVGVECNQTGMTGTTTISPTNSTVRNVTTTPYITILSTASAKSSTSPQGKSPLTEFIVIGLPVMGGVLMCLVALFCIVRYCRGERQAYDTNSELMRMNNVSGRPGDSPTDHSFAFTNTALENGNVLSFKSLSDEKDWCEIPRRKVSLGNKLTSGTIRMSFSGRLMTDGGPVDCLVKMLRDSSNKDDEADLTNELKTMCCLGSHPNILCLLGACSLKGPLYLVMEFPEHGSLLKYLQEHQLSYDIHDNDSDSATCSLPRAEKLRIARDVACGMAYLAEKKCVHRDLAARNIFLGNSGTAKISNIGISQDIYERQFYEKVSKGKLSARWMSPESLESMIFTTMSDVWSYGILLWEIETGGSIPYSDLHPDELLEKLKAGHRLKNPIKCPEKISDIISKCHSNNPNERPAFQDICIWIEELVAKATSC; the protein is encoded by the exons ATGGCCTCACGCTTCCTTCGCTATGCTATATTTGGTGTGTTGCTTCTGTTGCTCTCGATTTTTCACGTTCAAG CTACCGTTACAAACGTAAGACTCACAGTAGGATACAACTCCTCCTCTACCCACTATGGAACCGTAGAAGTCTTGCACAATGGGTCCTGGGGAGGAATTTGCGACGATTCTTGGGACATCAACGATGCACACGTCATCTGCCGCCagttgggatacctgtgggcGCTATCGGCGCCATGCTGTTCTATATTTGGGCTTGGTCCCAATCCCATTGTTCTCGACGACGTTAATTGTCATGGCAACGAAAATGATATCAGCGAGTGCGATCATAGACCCTGGGGACAACACGATTGCAACATGTGGCAGTTTGCTGGCGTTATCTGCCGACCCGAGAACTATACGACAg cgTTTCAAAAAGTTCGCCTTACAGGAGGAGCTGTTCCTCAGGCTGGCCGCGTAGAGATCTATAACGCAGGGATCTGGGGCGACATCAATCAGTTTGGTTGGGATATGATAGATGGTCACGTGCTTTGTAAGGGGCTTGGTTACCCAGGAGTTTTGGCTGTAACCTACAGATCTAAGCACTTGTTTCATGTGCACTTAATGTTCACTTGGGCCAAAACTGTCAATTGCCATGGTAATGAGACGTCATTGCTGGAATGTGACATTGCCATAGAAACCAGGCGTGTGTCTTATGGGTATGACGCAGGAGTTGTTTGTAAAACAGAAAACGACACCG CCCTCCAATTTAGACTGAGAAACTCGACCGTGATGCATGCTGGTCGTGTGGAAGTGCTCATCGCGGGGATCTGGGGCGGAGTAAGCTTCCAGCATTGGACGATCAATAGTGCGCATGTCTTTTGTCGTCATGTTGGCTACACAG GGGCAGATATGGTGGTCAGCGGTGCTTCAATTTTATTCAAACTCAGCCACACCATTAAGTGGGCTCACGAGATCCGTTGCCATGGTAACGAACTGTCACTCAACCAGTGTAACATTACTGTGCTGTCCAACCCCAACATCGAAAATGACGCTGGTGTCATCTGTGCGACAAATGCTTCAG ACACCAGAGTGAGGCTCACCGGAAGTTCCTACCCCTTTGCTGGCCTCGTCAGCGTAAAGCTTGCCGGGGTATGGGGCACCGTGGACAACAGGGACTGGAGCCAAACAGATGCCGACGTCCTTTGTCGTAGCCTCGGATACCCGGGAGTCCTTTATCCTATCCTTTTCGCGACTAAAGTGTTTGGGCATGGTTCCGGTCCAGTCTGGATTACGGACTTGCGTTGCCAAGGAAACGAGACTGGTATGTTGTCATGCCAACGATCTATGTCGTTTAGCGGCGTGTGGTCACATGACCAAGATGCAGGCGTCGTATGTCGTGAGAATGGGACCCAGTTAT CTCAAGTTCAAGTCCGTTTAGAAGGGGCCTCGGTTTCTTATGCTGGCCGAGTCGGGGTCTCTTTGATGGGAGACTGGGGAACAATAAGTGCTGTCAATTTCACCAAGCCTGCCGCGGACGTCATATGTCGACAGCTAGGATTCCCAGGATCCCTTGAGGCCCTTGGGTATGGTGCGTTTGGTCCTGGCTTGGGTCCAACGTGGTTAGAGGGAGTCGGTTGCTACGGCAACGAGAGGAATCTGAGCCAATGTACTTTGGGTGTTTTGAGTCCTGTGTATCCTACGCATATGAATGACGCCGGAGTGATTTGCGACAAAGGAGAAAAGTTTGAGAAAG ATTTCCAAGTTCGCATCGTCGGAGGTAGCCATGTTGGCCGTGTCGAGGTGTGCTTGAAAGGGGTCTGGGGAAGCGTAGTCCACGTGCTGAAAACGTCCCTAGTCCAGTTTGGTCACGTGGTTTGTAGACAGCTTGGCTATCCAGGCGTCGTGAGGCCAATCAGGAACGCCGCTACCAAATATGGTCGTGGGAGTGGCCCGGTGTGGATGACGCACGTTAGTTGCTATGGTAACGAAAGCTGGGTCGGTGATTGTGCGTATGACCGGAGCTTTCATGCGCGGTACCCTGAAGTAGGCGTCGAGTGCAATCAAACCGGTATGACAG GCACAACAACAATATCTCCAACAAACTCCACAGTGAGAAATGTCACAACGACTCCGTATATAACGATTCTTAGCACAGCGTCTGCAAAATCCAGCACATCACCACAAG GAAAGTCGCCGCTGACCGAGTTCATTGTGATCGGGTTACCGGTCATGGGTGGAGTACTCATGTGCCTCGTCGCGCTCTTTTGCATCGTTCGATACTGTCGGGGGGAGAGACAGGCATACGACACGAACAGTGAGCTGATGCGGATGAATAATGTCAGTGGG AGACCTGGCGACAGTCCGACAGATCACTCCTTCGCGTTTACTAACACCGCCCTGGAGAACGGCAACGTGCTCAGCTTCAAGTCCTTGAGCGACGAAAAAGACTGGTGCGAGATTCCGCGGCGCAAGGTGTCTCTGGGTAATAAACTCACATCCGGGACAATACGGATGTCGTTCTCCGGTCGCCTGATGACTGACGGGGGTCCTGTGGACTGTCTGGTTAAGATGTTAAGAG ATTCAAGTAATAAGGACGATGAAGCAGATCTCACCAATGAACTGAAGACTATGTGCTGTCTTGGCTCACACCCTAACATACTTTGTCTACTTGGGGCATGCTCGCTCAAAG GTCCGCTTTACCTCGTGATGGAATTCCCGGAGCACGGATCGTTACTGAAGTACCTCCAAGAGCACCAGCTGTCGTACGATATCCATGACAACGACTCCGATAGTGCAACATGCTCGTTACCACGTGCAGAGAAACTCAGGATAGCACGTGACGTGGCGTGCGGAATGGCATATCTAGCGGAGAAAAAG TGTGTTCACCGAGATTTGGCAGCAAGAAACATCTTCCTTGGCAATAGCGGCACCGCCAAAATATCCAATATCGGTATATCGCAGGATATCTATGAGAGGCAATTCTACGAGAAAGTATCAAAG GGAAAGCTGTCAGCTCGCTGGATGTCTCCAGAGTCTCTAGAATCCATGATCTTTACCACAATGAGTGATGT CTGGTCTTATGGAATTTTGCTATGGGAAATTGAAA